CGTCTAGAATCTTCTGAAACATTTCGACTCCTGTAACAATGGTGGTTCTGGTATCTTTCAACCCCACAATCTCAACACTCTCTCCGACTCTAACAGTGCCTCTCTCGACACGACCCGTGGCCACTGTTCCACGACCTGTGATTGAAAACACATCTTCGATTGCGCACAGAAATGGGAGGTCGGTTTGCCTTTGTGGGATTGGGATGTAATCGTCGACTGCTGCCATTAGTTCATAGATTTTATCGACCCATTTGTTTTGGCCTTTTGCAATCTTGGGGTTTTCTGTTAGAGCTTCTAGAGCTAACAAAGCAGATCCGGAGATAATTGGGATATCATCACCAGGGAATTCATAGGAAGACAAGAGTTCTCTTACCTCCAATTCGACCAATTCAAGCAATTCCTCATCGTCGACTTGATCTTGTTTGTTTAAGAAAACAACCATGTTAGGGACACCAACTTGTTTCGCTAACAAGACGTGTTCTTTAGTCTGAGGCATGGGGCCGTCGGCGCCGGAGACGACGAGGATAGCTCCGTCCATCTGAGCAGCACCAGTAATCATGTTCTTAACATAATCAGCGTGACCAGGGCAGTCGACGTGCGCGTAGTGGCGATTCTCAGTCTCGTATTCCACGGTGGCGGTATTGATGGTGATACCACGAGCACGTTCTTCAGGAGCGGCGTCAATTTCGTCGTATTTTTTGCCAATTCCTCCACCTGTAGAGGCTAGGGCCATGGTGAGGGCGGCAGTGAGTGTAGTCTTGCCATGGTCGACATGGCCGATAGTTCCGATGTTGACATGGGGTTTAGTTCGCTCGAATTTCCCCCGAGCAGCGCGTACGGTGAGAGAGCGGCGGCGGTGAGAAGCGTTGGCGGAGGATGAAGAAGGGTTGTGGAGGAAAAGGTTTGTGGAAGATTTAGAGACAAACGAAGAAGAAAGCAGTATTCTGGTGGTGGGTTTCTGAAGGGTAAAAAGAggggacgaagaagaagaagatgaggaagGCGTGGCGTATGTAAATGAAGCTGCAGCGGTGGCTGCGGCGGAGATGGACGCCATTTACAGAGGGCAAGAAGATAGGATTTGGGGAAGAAGATGGATAGGGTGAATGTGTGTGGCTAGACGAATGGGGGAattgagatttgggggtttttatCGGTTCAAATGGTGGGTTTTCGAGGATCCGTATGGGGCTATCGTATGATCATGTGACGTGTAATATCATAGTTCATACCATTTGCCAAATAGGATCCATATATCTTTCTCTATTCCTCCACAAACATATAACACAATAATCAGATTTATGAAATCCAAATTTTTATTAAAACATAGATTTTCATGCTTTAAAGTTTAAACACAATGTCTaaccataaaaaaaataaataaataaatagcctgtaatcaactttattaaaacataatataatatagtaataattataatacttcctaataaatgaaaataattttgctaTTTGTCAATTTCTCatgaattttgacacttattatttttggtatttttgaaaatATTATTCACTTgtcaatttctgatttgttttaaattttaaaaataaaatcatatatttatatatgcaaaatattaaatataatatatataaagtTAAATTGCGATGAATATATttcttcatttcttattttaaaattttacattaaaaaatatttacttcttacactttaatgtttaatctttttttttttaaagtaacccgtataatatacaggtttcacacctagttttttttattaaaacatatTACATAGGCGGTTGTGAGTAAGGGGTGAAAACAATCTAAGCCCATTCGAGAACCGGAAAACCCAACAATCAAAAAATATGATTTAGTAGAATCGGAAACCGGATCGGTATATAGAAACTGGTTCAAGGTATAAGACCAGGTAAATTGGATATCGAATCGGAAATATCAAAGTGAGTAAGGTGGAATTGAGTTCCGGGCATTAGGATCGGAAAATCAATAATTTTTAGTACTTTCAACTTGTGTACGAggttgttttgtatttttaactTCTAATCAGAGTTGTCTTAGCATATTTTTGTAATCAAGAGTTTTGGTACTGTTGTAAAGGGGGCATGCCATAATTTTTTCTTTTGATTCCCTATGTAAGAGACTACAACGCTAGgaggttcttttttttttttttttatttatttatttcagtCTGCCGAAAGTCCAAGTCGCATTGATGGTTTTTCATTTGAGGCCTTTAAACTACCAGGTCCGATTCCCTTTACCTGTTTTACCCATACTCACTATACCTGGGCCCAAGATATCAGATACTCGTTTTTTGGCTTAAAGTGATATCCGATACCCGGTGTTTAAcagtaacgacccaaaaataccgagtaaaattttcattttaaataagtcaaaaccGTTCATACATTATCCCAAAAGACGATCAGAgtaaaagtattctcaaaacatcagagtaaaatcatCAATGCAGAATAAATCTTCATGGGATGCAGTACGATCAAGTCGGACTCCTGTTTTtaaaactggaagtacctgaaaatgtttaaaccacaaaaccgtaagcacaaagcttagtgagttctccccaagataccacataccatacaatttaGTGGGCCCATCCCTagggtatattccaacccaacatacaatcatgggcccaaccctagggtatatttcaacTCAAACATACAATATTGGGCCCAGCCTTAGGGaatatttcaacccaaacatacaaTATTGGGCCCAACCCTGGGGTATACTTCAACCCAATCAATCATGCAAcagtcacaaagacagctagcattCTACATAATATAAtccagtgggtcggcattggtgcctttgacccacaagtaccgtgagaagactcacctaaacTACTCAACAGAGCCCAACAGCTACCTCAGCATCAAAATAGCCAACCCAAACTCTCTGAAGCCAAATCGAGACCAATCCGTAGTCAAATACTCAATTCTatccaagtttgaccaaaagttaaCGGTCAGCTTAGTCAAAGTTAACGTCACGTCGTGACCATTCCTTGGTCATGTCGTGGAAATGAAACGACAACACAATCGCGACTCTGGACACTGTCACGTCGTGACTTGTGGTCAGAAGGCCAaaatcttcattaagtgcttaacctCTTCAGAAAAGGCCCATAACCTCAGATCTAGATCCTaaatagcttcataatggataaagtttccaactttatccattatgatgGTCCAAACTACCAAGATCCAGTCTTTAAATCTAAAAGGGACCAAGAATGCATCTTTCTTAgctaaatccattaagtccaagactccaaccttcagatctgaatcaacatgatgtttaGGTGAAaatttattcataataatgtctcaAACTtttaagatctaaactttaatacaccaaaatggcctaaatgaccaaaataacttgcatggctgaaagggaaggcaaaagatcaaaactttcctagtccatgagGTCCAAGAAAACATTCTAAACTGATAAAAAGGTTTTGGAGTCCAAATATGAAACATACAATGTTCTTAGGACCTTGGAGActaataaagttgcaaactttattcccAATTATCACTCAAAACTTattaaaatggaccaaaacacaAATACACTTAGATCCAAAGATGAAATGCAATGAAGATTGGAACTTTAcaacttacaaaggtctagaaggTATATGAAAGTTGAGATCTTCAATTGCTAAGCTTCAAGGATCAATCTTGCATGAAAACATTACTCTAAAAccaccaaaaactccaaaaatggatGAGAGAGGAAAGGGGAGGCTGGAatcttgaaaaccctaaaaaaattgTGGCCTTTGGGCTGCACAGTAAATTCGAGACAAAATCCTAAGATAAAAACTAAAAATGCTCTAAAAAAGGAAATTAATTCAAGACAAAATTCAAGATTCCTTGAGAACTCCAAAAAGAGTGTATCTCATACTGTCATCCATCAACTAGGAGTCACAGCACCTTCGCACCCACTAAGATTCTCAAAAGGCCTTCTAATCCTCCCAATCCGGTAGAACATAAGAAAGTAGTCAGTAcagttggattaggtatctaagcccataactataattggtatgtacttgatttgattatgagcatgacccttttaggttgccttcactcatccaacttgataggatgactaaTGGAAAGAGAAGAGTaggtttattatatgaataataaattggtactcataatgattttattaatatattaatataagattaatatattatttggaaatcatattattaattggtgattaatcaaaaattaatttgatattaattttgggattaaaggaactgattaataatagaggggactgttttgcaaatcattgatagttgcaaaactgggctgatggactccttaatttggagtggacgaaatcctatagggaggccctatagatttTGTACAAGGCCTCTTTTGGAGGAGTCCATGgattgcttaagccttaagcagtaattagggtttcctcctggaaccctagcagcccacaacctatataaaccctccaagactaaggccccgtttgatagtttctgaCTGATAAAGTTCTGACTGAGAAAGTTCTGTTTGGGTAAGAAATCATGAGTGAgtaagaaaccatgttgtttgattgtacatctgactgaatgtgctgactactaaaaaatgaccattttaccctgccACAATCGATCACATACTACATATGAATATTTAACCCAAAAACAAAAGAGATTCTTCGATTTGCATAATATTCaaaacaaattgttcaaaaatataATTTCCAACAAACACCAATTTGTTTCCAACATTCCACACATTAATTGGAATTATGCAAAATGGGGTAACAAATTCAAGAAATGATCTAATATCAACTAGAAATTTTGCATgagaattcaaaaaaaaaaaaaacaaacaaaatagtTGTTGATTGCATCACATACTTGATGATATCTTGGAAATAAAAGAAGACTTGAACAAGAGGAGCCATGATCGATTATCAGATCGCAATCTCTCACCCCTCATCTTCTTCACCCACCTTGACAACCACCTCTACAGCCACCCTTCTCCATTCCCACCACCTCTACAGTCACCCTTCAAGATACCAAATGTGATTACAAACAATTCAACGGTTACCATAGTTCTATATAATTAATGACAACATAATTTGAAACCTATCATACTTGATCAATATTTAATCATAACATCAATAAGTTTTGGTATTAATTATTAGATTTATACCAACTTTTAGGGCAGAATGATCTTTATTTATTTGACATATTGCTTAAATTCCAACTCTTATTGCTTACGATTATTGCAAAGGAACAAACAGAACAAAACCTCCCATGGGACTTCAATTAAAAGATTACCTAGTCCTGAAATGTGATCATTCCAATCGATCAAATATCTAAAAAGAAGTGAGACGCTTATGTATTTCATCATTCAATTTGTAATTACACAATGAAAAGGAAACAATTGACATCATTATAAGCATTCAGATTTCAAAATTGTCGACAATTAACAACATTCCGCTACTTTGGAATAGCAGAATTTTCATATCATCTTTAGAGCAAAATCAATTGAACATCAAACATTGATTTAAGAGCAAAATCAATTGAACATCAAACATTCAAGAGCAAAAAATCGAAACTTTTAGAGAAAGAATGGAAAAATCGGAACTTTTATTGATAAAATTGGAACTTTAGATATAAAATTGGAACTTAATTGCAGAACATACCTGATTAGATGAAGAATGAGCTTCGATCGGTGGCTGGAAGATGAAGGATGGGTCGACGATGGTTGTTGGTTACGGGAGAAAGAAAACAGCCGctggaagagaagaagaaaggaggcGTTGTAAGATACGTTAGGGCAATGGGTATGATTGGAATTCTTTTTCCCTTTCTCAGTCAGTCGGCTTCCAAGATCTTTCCTAATCAGATGTTTATTTCTGAGTC
The genomic region above belongs to Lactuca sativa cultivar Salinas chromosome 4, Lsat_Salinas_v11, whole genome shotgun sequence and contains:
- the LOC111907034 gene encoding elongation factor Tu, chloroplastic, with protein sequence MASISAAATAAASFTYATPSSSSSSSSPLFTLQKPTTRILLSSSFVSKSSTNLFLHNPSSSSANASHRRRSLTVRAARGKFERTKPHVNIGTIGHVDHGKTTLTAALTMALASTGGGIGKKYDEIDAAPEERARGITINTATVEYETENRHYAHVDCPGHADYVKNMITGAAQMDGAILVVSGADGPMPQTKEHVLLAKQVGVPNMVVFLNKQDQVDDEELLELVELEVRELLSSYEFPGDDIPIISGSALLALEALTENPKIAKGQNKWVDKIYELMAAVDDYIPIPQRQTDLPFLCAIEDVFSITGRGTVATGRVERGTVRVGESVEIVGLKDTRTTIVTGVEMFQKILDEALAGDNVGLLLRGVQKIDIQRGMVLAKPGSITPHTKFEALVYVLKKEEGGRHSPFFAGYRPQFYMRTTDVTGKVTSIMNDKDEESKMVMPGDRVKMVVELIMPVACEQGMRFAIREGGKTVGAGVIGNILE